The genomic interval CCTCTCTGAtgtcctccccgtcccctctatacccacccccacccgactgctgctgctcttgacAATATCGATAATCTCGTCCGGAACCCGTAGGTATTTAATCTGTCATTCCCATCATtagcccccatccccatcctccccccaggGCTCCTACTCACATTATTCCCCTTGACATAAACCTCCGGCAACCTCACAAACTTATCCCCCTCCTATTCAACCCGTCAGCATTTCAttcattcccctccccaccagtGAATTTAGAGCGTAAAACCCACAGGACTAGtctgcaccacctccctcaacgtCAAATTCATCCAAGTATCGCACAGCACCAAATGCCCATTCAGCGTCTCCCCGTTCTTGAGCTCGACCAGCATCGGGTGGCCCTGCGCCGCGTTAAGGAGACCAAGAGGCAACTGCAACGCCCACCCCACAATCAAAATCAGCAATATACCCTTTTTCCCAATCCCCCTCTTGACGTACCATCTTTGCCCGCCTATTCTCtcttcccttttccttctAAAACCCAACCTTTTGCCGCGCGTAGAAATCGTTTTCAATCGAAAAAAAGATGTTCGATTGACCGGCGTGTCGTGTGGCGGCAAGTGATGGGTAATTCGTCGTTTCGttaggtaaggtaggtaaacAAAGTCGCAATGAATAGGTGGTTGGCAGACATCAGACAAACAAGCGCCGCCCAAGAAACATGACCTCAGCGCGTCTCCCTTCCCtaaacctcccccccccagccTTGCGGGGACACTGTAGTGGGGGACCTGAACCGTGCACAGCCGACAATTACCCGACTAAATTTCCCCGCTAGCGCGCGACCGTTGTGGGGACCTAAACTTTGATGAGACGACATGGcacgaaaaaaaaagtcccAGAATGGGAGTCAATAACCATGTGAGGGATGCACTTCCATGAGGGAGACGAAAACAACTGCGAGTCTAGTGACATTGAAGGCACTCTGATACCAAAATCTCAACAGCTGAAGTTTTCTGTGGACTTAGAATcaaaagcaaagcaaaaTCATTTGATGAACCAGCAAAAGAGTAAGtttggacgagctgggaatcgaacccaggACCTTTCGCATACAGGTGAGTATGCTAAGCGAACGCTCTACCAACTGAGCCACACGCCCGTGGTTATTTGATGGAGGTTACACTCAGACGCAGCCCCTATCATTGAGATCATTCCCTTGACAGCGCACATCTCACTCTAGCAAGGGACTTTCAACCACAGTCTGATGTTCAAGATAAACCCATCTGATATCTATGTAACCTGacaaaaaacaacccaaccatTTGGATGATGAATCCGAGATAGActatccccccccctttgcGCAACGCAACAAAAACCAAGAGACCACACCAACCCGAACAGCATCCGTTACAGTAATCCATTCCGTCATGCGTTCCCAAATCCTTTGACACGTTACCCACCACAGCCTGAGAGACCAGCAAAACACGCCCGTTTTAGCTTCTTTCCACATTGTTCATTCTGCCAGCAGGTTCGTCATGGCGTTAAATGGCGCTCTCTCGGCTCTTGCGGTAACTCGCCTGCGGAGCAGCTGGAGTCAGTATACGcacttcttctctctctctactGGAAAGAATAAGCCGAAGCACGACTTGCCTCCTGTTCAACTTGCAGACCGTCAATGACAGGGGCAAGTTCACTGAGAATCTCGTGGGCCTTCTTGTGAAACTCAATCTGAGCAGCAAGGAGCTCGGCCAGGTTGCGCAGGGGTTCGGGGGTATCGACAACCTATTTGTGGGTTAGGACAATCAGCGCTTCGATCCTCGGCCTCTATGGGTGACAAGAATACTCACGTTCTTCATGacaccaacagcctcctcggtCTGTGTGACAAACTCATCCTCAGCCTTCTCAATTTCCTCTTGGGCCTCAGGGCTGAGCTCCTGCTCGTCGTGCTGGCCGCTAGGGGCAGCTCCACCAAGCTTCCAGGTGGTGCCCTTGACACGGGCCTTGACAGCATCCAAAGTCAACCTGGCCTTCTCGACCGCCTTGCGGGCGCGGGTCGCAaaggtgatgttggtgttcaGGGTGGTGTTCCACCCAGCCAAGAAGCGGCTTTGAACCTGGGCGTCCTGGGCGAGGCGGGCCTCTCCAACACGCTCCATGGCGAGCGCATACTTCTCGAGCGCAGTAGCAAGAGGATCCTCACCGGAGGAGGTGTGTTGCTGGTGGAGAGCCTGGGAGCTGGCCAACGAAGCGCGGGCGATAGCATGATGGAAGGTCTTGGGTTGAGGCTTAGCCGAAGGAGGGGCGGTCAGGGCAGCCTGGGCTTCAGCGGGAGAGGTAGCGCTCGACAACAGAGTAACCTTCTCGGAGACGGTGCGACCAAGGTCCTGGAAGGTCTCCTTGATATTAGGGGGGTAGTCGTAGGCCTCGTTGGAGTATTGGGAGCTATCCAATGATGGAGGGGTCAGATGGTGCCACCGAAACAACGAGCTCCGAGCTCAGAGAGCATCCATGTCACAAACTTACGTCACAGCCAGCATCTTCTGGTGGACAGCCTTGAGCGCATCCACGCGCTTCTCAAGGTCGATGTAGTCGGGTGGGAGTTCGGTCTGCAAAGCCAACATGGTCAACCACTTTGTTCCCTTCCCTTATCGCCAAGCAAGCCCAACGCCGCCAGGAAGCTATCAATGCGCACCTTGTCCTCAGCCTGGCCCAGCTGCTCCTTGGTGTACTGGAAGGTGCGCGAGGCAAAGGGGGTGATCTGACCACCCAAAGAGCTGTAGAAATGCCATTGTCAGCGGTTGGCTGTTCGAATTCCATTGTTCTGGCGGCCCGAGCTCGAGGTTTATCAAAAGAATCTAGGGAGTCGAGAGAGGGGTTGTCCGTACGTGAGACTCTTCTGGAAACCCTTGAAAGCGTCCATCTTGTCGGGTTTGGGAGGTGCTGTATTGCAGTGTTCAGGGGACGTGCTTCTCGACGGCGGACTCAACGGGCGGTGACCGTAGCTTTGCGAAAAGGAGGATGCGAGGTTGACGTTGACACCAAAGCTTTGTGTCAAGTGGGCGTTGTTTAGGGGACAAGGCGCCGATCCCTAGCTGCTGACGCCCCGCTAAACATTCCGCGTTGCAGCAGTCAACCCTGAATTTCATTGGCCGCGTCATGCTCCATGCGTCGCAGCCGTGTTTCTTTCAGGCAGCCAAGCATAAGGTCCAAGCATGTGCTTCACTTTTTATCTTTGTGTAACCCCAAGCATCATCATGAGCATAAAACGTCGCCCTATGATCAGTGATggctcaacaacaaacaatcgatatatatgtatataaATGACAACGATTTGTGTATCCTCGGCAGTATGAAGTCCATGATAAATACTTTCCACTTGAAACACCGGCATCGATATACTCGAAATGCAGTTGTCGAAGTATGGTATGGTAGATAAGTTCATATCATTCTCCATATGTAGACGTCACCTTTCAATCCGCCGCCTTCGAATCAGCCCAACTCGGCACAACCCCCCTACAAACATCCTCATAGTCCTCCATGACCTGATCCTTCACCGCGGCCTCCGGCGTCGTCCAAAACATCGCCCAGTTACTCCCAGGCAACTTTCTCACCCCCCTGCTCCTCTCAAAATACCACTTATTCACCGGGTTATccttcctgctcctccagcacaCCCCATTCGGGAAACAATCCCTCACCATGGCATTGAACACAATATCAGCCACACCTCCCGCCCCTTGACTCTTCTTCAGCACGGCAAACTTATCCAGGTAGGGCACTAATCTACCCGAGTTGTACGCTGTCTCCTCGTCAAGCCCGAATGGTCGTTCCCAGGTGAGGATCGCACCGCCTTCGTACTcgccggcgatgatgatACCTGCGAGGGAGTCTTGGACTCGGTTGAGGTAGTGCTCTGCGTCTAGCTTGCGGTCGAAGGAGTcgttgatgaggtggatgagTCGGGGGAGGTCGACGCACGTATCTGTTAGGTTCAGGCGGGGGGTGCCCGGTTTAGGTGGTTGCCAGGACCGTGTGCGGGTGTCGGGGAAGATGGTAACGGGGAGGCCTTTCTTCGCCagggttgtggtgggcaTTCGGGATGACCTTTGGTATCTACCATTTGTCGTTGATTTGATGCGGCCGATGGGTAGAGACGCCGAGTATATCGGCCGGTCGGTGAGAAGGTTGTGAATGATGGGATTCTGCCATCTTCGTGTTTTGACTTCACCTGCCAtagcctcctcggcgtctCTTCTGATATCATATGCTGGATTCGACTGTAGATTTGCGGCTTCGATTGGGCTGGTTATGATCGCGGAAGCTGTCGAGGGCAGGATTGCTAGTATGTTCTTGACTAGCTCTAGGTTTTCGATGTGTGAAGCTTTCGGGTTGCCTGAGATACCAGGTATTGGGCTCCCGTTATCTTGTGGTTCTGCTGCACCCAGGGTCGCCTTGATGCTGTTGAACTGCTCTTCGAGATTGATAAATACCCGCGCGCCATCGCCCAGGTTCCTAGCGGGAATTCCACCAAAGGGGTCGATGATGATCACCCTGTCTACTACCGCGGTCCGGGTTTGATTTTGGCCAGCATTGACTTGAAGTCCAGCAAAGTATTTTGCCAAAGCAAAGATCACTTCATTTGCGTCAGCCGCCGTGTGCTCTAGAGTCTCTTCGACCACTGCCCGAGAGGGGACCACTAGGATATGGCCATGCCTGAGCGGCGCGGTGAATGCCTCTCCAAAGCCAACGGAGAGCTTAGTATGACCAAGAGACGAAGCGCTTGGTGGAGTTGTACTCCGTTTCCAGATGCCTCCATCAACAAGTTCTGCGCCTGGTGTGCCATACTTTTGAATGGCTTTCTGAAGTCGGTCTGTTTGTTGCGTCACCACATCTTTCCAATCCAGAACTGAGCTTTTCTCTGCGCTGCATTCGAGAACGATAACACTTCGAAGACCCAGATCTCGCAGCCGGGTGAGCGTCTTAGCGACGCCACCCAGTAAAGTGTCGTCCCACGTCTGAGGCTCGCGAAGCTTCACAATCGCCACACGTGGTACTTCATCGGCCTCTAGAAATTCCACTGGAACGGAGCCTTGGACGAAAAATGACACATCCTTGGCTTCTGGGATTGCTTTGTCGCTCACAAGGGCGGTAAAAGCTTGTGATTCCTTTGGCACCGCTTTGGCTTTCGATGACCCATAGGTCTGAAGGTATGCCTTTGCATCCCGCTTGGTCGCCGACGACTCCAGTACTGAAATCAAAAACTCCCTGTCTGACTCTCTCTTCTGCTTTGCTTCGGCAGCAGAAGGGTGGCTTCGGCTGGGCTTTGCGCCATTCTCAGCCGAGGAGAAGTGACGTCGCTGAGACACTGATGTCACTGACGTTATGGTGGTGTGATTTGGCCGTTGCTGGTCGCGACAGATTGAGGCCTAAAAGCGCTCAGATTAATACCAAACTTCAGAATATGACTGATCGGAAAATGTAGCGATATATGCGCCAAGATATATCTCACCTGAACTACCGAGGTCGCCTTCTTCCACGCACCGTTGCTTCTCGTGAGCATAGCTGCGACCAGTGGCATCGGGCGGGGCGGTTTGAGTCACAAAAACTGTGATATAAATTATTTCGAAGAACGTACGGGCGGCCAGAAATGGATAATTCAATCCAGCACGCCCTCCTCATACAACCTGCATCCGCTTTGGTGTGGTGAGAATCCCTCGAAAAAGatgaaagaaaaggaaagacGGAAGGGTCCAACCTCGGGACTCCATCTGACCACGCAACGCAGCAAAGCCCCGAACACTAAAACCCCATGTCGGTGAGAATTATCAGATCATCAGATAAGATACCCCgcaaaaaggggaaaaggaTGTTCCTTGGCAGTTCATCAAAGACCCAGAGCATATCTGGTAGCCGTAACCATGTATTCTAATTTGGCTGGTGTTTCATTCCGATGATTGGGTGTACCTAAAAACCAGCAGCTCAAGAGGAATTACCCCGCGGTTTGACCATATCACCAAAACCGTTGCAGTATGACATAATTGACCATTGAGTTTCTTGAAAAGGCTCAATAGAGCTCAGATGAGATGACTTCTCATCAAAATCAACGAGTTGAGCAAGCCTGGGAAGATTGCAACCATGTCAAGCCAGACAGACCTCTCAAACATGCAATCGCACCCACTCGCTGATATCCATGAACCAACAGCCTCTCCCCCATTAGCGAGAATGACATGAGCTTGTCAGATGGAGCATAAAGCCGATTGGACTTCCCGGTCCCAATCGACGGCGGGCCGGTCCTCTATCTGACCGGAAACCGGAAGAGGGGCAGTTTCCCCACTAACTCTAAGTGGTCCTCATAGCGAAGAGTAGAATTAATATATCTTGGAGCACCTTCAACTCTAATGTGATATCTTTGCTTCTAACCGGAATTCCCCACAGGCTCGACAACACATCAAACTCACCTACCAGTACCACATCTATCTCACAATGACCCCAACAGTCTTCTGGATTGGCCTAGGAAACATGGGCCGAGTAAGCCTCTCAATCCCCCCCTTACCTTCATATGTATCCCAACTAACACCCCCAGGGCATGGCCAAAAACCTCGTTCTCAAAGGCCCCCTagacaaccaacccctcctaGTCCACAACCGCACCAAACAACGCTCCCTCGACCTCGcctcccaactcccccctgGCAAAGTCACCATCCTCGActccatctcctccggcGTCCGCCAAGCagacatcatcttcctcatcctctccaaagaCTCGGTTGTCGAATCCGCCATCTCCGAAATCCTAACCCACGACCTCACCGGCAAGCTCATAATCGACTGCTCAACAatccaccccaccaccgcaacccgCATCGCCaactccatcacctcctgcGGCGCCCAGttcctcgccgcccccgTCTTTGGCGCCCCAGCCATGGCCGACGCGGGACAGCTCATCGGCGTTCTTGCCGGCCCTTCCGCCTCAGTTGACCGTGCCCGCCCTTACTTCAAGGACGTGATAGCCAGAGCAGAAATCGACATGTCTGACGAGCCGTACGGGAAAGCCCTTACTCTAAAACTGATCGGGAATACTTTTGTCTTCAACATGGTGGAGCAACTTGCCAAGGGGCATGTTCTTGCTGAAAAGTCTGGTTTGGGGACCAAGTATCTGCATCAGTGGGTGAAACAAATGTTTCCGGGGCCGTATGCGGCGTATTCGACGAGGATGCTGAGCGGGGATTACCATACGAGGGAGGAACCGCTTTTTGCGGTTGATTTGGCTAGGAAGGACGCGGGGCACGCGTTgaagctggcggaggaggcgggggtgaggatgaggaattTGGAGGTGGCGGATGAGCATTTaaaggaggtgaaggagtatgctggggagaagggggataTTGCGGGGATTTTTGGGgctgtgaggagggagggggggttggggtatGAGAATTCGTGATGGGCTATGTGGGAGTTAAGGGCCACGGTAGTATTTCACTGTTGGCAGGACGGTGATGAAGTCTGCGTAGAGTGGAGAGATGCTATATCTTAGAATAGGGGAGTGCCTATGGAGAAAGTTGCTCTAATGCTGTCAAGATGCTCAAAAAGTGTAAAGAATGAACTTGGTTATATCAAGAACTGGTCCCAAATTGTTACTTTGCAAGCGATCACTAAAAGAGACAACAGCCCCTGTGTCATCCCTCCTCAAGAAAAAGACCGTAGAGTGACGTTCAGAcctacaacaacaaactcATTGATTCCACAATAGTCccctcactcactcactctaGAATTCCACCACCCATTCATGATCCCTCAAGGGAAACATCCGTCTCACAATTAAACTTCAACTGCCCGGCAGAAAGATACTGCGCCGGGCAATCAtactcatcctcctccgtcggGCGACGGTGGCCCCAAACCTCATTTTTCAAACCCAACCAAGTTCCAGTCCCGATTCTTATAAATAGCTATTCACCCAAGTGTCAGCACACATCCTCTCACAGCCCGTTACCTCAATAGTACTCACTGAAATGACCAAAATCAACATCATACTCCAACCGCTCGAGATCCTCCGGATTCCCATTATAGCACCCATCCCCATCGcaaacaacaccctcgaTCTTGCTCACGTCCCACTTTTGGAGAATGAGCCGGGTATTCTTGACGTCTTCGCAGCTGTGGGGGGGGAAGCCGGGGAAGAACAGCCAGAGGATCTcaccgccgctgccgaggTCGGTGCATTCGTAGATCCAGATGTCggctttggcggtggtggcgagggtggtgagggtggtgagggtggtgagggtggtgagggtggtgagggtggtgaacttcattttggagggtttggagggaGAAATGCACAACGGTTGTTCGTCTCcggtggttgagggttgaAGCTGATCGATGGCTGGTGAGTAGAGGAGGGACAAACGGCGGAACTTGTACCTCCCTCTTTATACCTGAGACGGGCGTTTGTTTGTGCCTCTCTGAGTTGATCAATAGTGAAATGGCAATATCCCATGTCTACCTAGTCTTAGTCTGTTGGTTCTGAGCCAAGTCAGCCAACGGTAAAATCGTACCACGATAGCCGCTGCGATCGACATGGTGAACTTCTAGTTTCGTGTCACCGCCGTGTGGATGGTGATTTGTTCGAGGAGAAGCTAGAAAGCAACTACCTAGGGGAGACGTACAGCCGATGTTGTCATATTAACTATTTTGAAGACATTTAAAGTTCGAAAAATGATTCTCCATTCGGTGTTAGTAGGATTTTATGTCAAGGTTGATTCCAAGGAACGTGGAGATCTTACGTTTAAGGGCTAATACAACCATGTGAAGCCAAGCAGACGACGAGACGCTCTGATAGTACCATGCTCTCTCTCAATACACCCATGAAATCTTCAAAATCCCCATAAAGTTACCTACATCCAAACATCTCCAGAGCCACGATCCCCCGGAAGAAAAGTTGACCATCAACCACAGCAGAAGACCAACATAGCGCCCCAATGGCGGAGAATTGCTATGTACATCAATATCTATCGTCGATCTTTAGGAGCAAGGTACAGAATGTGAAGTTCCTAAAGAGGCTTGTTTTCTCGATCCACTCTCTATGCTTGTTCTCAGTCGATACGTTGCGATGCCAAGGGCTGTTGGGTTCGATATGGGCAATTCGACGTCATCTCGAGACTATTGAACGAGGACACGCGATATGTTTGACTGGGACTTGAGTAAGAAAAGCATCGACAATGGCCGAAAACAATCGGAGATTTTGGGCATTGGCCATTTGGTTTAAGGCCTTTGAGTTTGACTTGTTCAGCTTGTTGGAAGGTGACAGATAAAAATGACAAACAGCTCAACGGTCATCCACACTTTGTTTGATTGTGGTGATGCGGCTACGAGAACCCGGTGGTTTTGGAGTCGAACATGGAAGCTCTCAGGGGTCGAGAGCAACCGAGGTTGGGGACATGCCCTCGGCCAGCAGGCTTACCGCTCGACCATTTGGCCGGTGCAACTGGTCCTTGTTGCAAGATGTGTGCGGGAAGAAATATATATACTGTCGTTAGGAAGGAGCAAGCTGTTGGCCTGACAGGTTCTCTGACAGCTTCATAACGACGATGTCGTGGCTGGGGCTGGCAAGGCAGGAGTCGTCGATCTTACCCTAACCTACCCAAACTGATACTAATGTATTTAGGAAAACCACGTAGGAGTTTGAAATCAAGAGGACATCACAAAATGGAATCATCGACCTGGTGTCTTGCTGAAAGAGAGGAAAATACCAAGTGTATGGCAACAAGATGAAAGATAAATACCGTAATTGCAAACTCAGCGTAATATTTCACGACCGACAGCGGTCTTGGCATTTCCATTACATAAGCAGCACCCTGCACCCAGAACCCCGGTCCAAGCTTGCCTTGTTACATGCTGCGCCTTGAAGCTCCAGCATCATCCAgccaacctccaaccagccgccgcaacaccatcgaacctgtcgtcgtcgtcaggaACATCAACGATTAATACCACCCCCGAAAcgaccatcatcgccattcGATCAACAAAATTTCACTTCCAATTGAAACACCACCCTTACCTACCCTTCCAAATCgcgcagcaccagcacccctcctccccgtcaacgAAACCAAACATTCACCATGGCCAACGGGTACgtcccttcccacccccaacatttacccccaaaccacccgcAACAACAATGTTATTGCGCAAATAgctaaccaccaccccaaacaGATGGAGCATCTTCATCGGCCTAGCCATCATTCTCGCAATGTGCACCGCTGCCTGGGTCTTTGCCCCCAAGGGTGAGAACCAAGTGTAcgtcttccccctcctcaccccccaccctcccaacctccaactaaccttctctcccccacaGCCTCTGgcgctcctccctcatcctcgccttcGTCAGCTGCTACCTCATGTGGGCcatcaccttcctcgcccagctTCACCCCCTCATCGAGCCGAGACGGTCCGACATTCGCAAGGAGTTTGTCCACCATTAGACCACATAACCATAAGCTACAACGAGATGGCACATACAAAACAGATGCAAGCCTCAACACGAGGCTAAAACTATAGGCGGCGAGCAAtaggacgatgatgacgaagaagaagaagggggaggttatTGGCATTGTTGTACGAATACCCACGGCACGGCATTCATAAACAGATTCATTTTTTGGGGCTGGCGTTTatttgttttcttttgctttttgggcGGCGGTTATAGGACGAACCAGGGGGGACGGGAATGAATCAAGCCTTGATAATGGAGGCTTTTGGGAAGAATGACGGCTGGAATTTGTACATTTCGCAAGCGGGCAAGCCCTTCGGAGGCTTAATATCATGAACATGGGGCACACGTCTTTTCCATCAATCCATGTGATAAATACCCAAAAGTCAACGCTTTATTACTTTTACCGAAAAACACTCCCCCTTTATCCCAcagccaacctccccgcccaATCTTTTAGATACCCCAATAgcacccccaactcccctaACCCCCGTCCATCACCCCCCATTATCTGGCCCCCTTCCGTCCCTGCCGTCCAAGAATCCACCCCTTCTAACCCGGCAGcccacagcaccaccctccccatcgccCATCTACTTAGCGCCCCTGCCATGGCCAAGAACGCGGCAACGCCGTAGCTGCAGTCGAGCAATATCTTCAACGCCTCGACATTATtagccaccaccgcccacccTAGCGACCTGGCCGCGGCGGGAACGTCATATTCCCATATGACCATCAGAATAGGGAAGAGCTTCGTAGAAGAAGAGACGAGAAGGGCCGTGGAGACAGAGTTTGGACGGGGATACCGGGGtaggatgccgaggaaggggaggggtgagaagcgggaggaggtgaggaagcgGATGGATaggtggaaggagagggttgtTAGGGTGCAGAGTAATACTGTTAtcggcatcatcagcatgaCTGATTGTTGGGGAATTGATGGGGACACAGACGGAAAAAGACGTATTGAGTAACAATGGGGCGTTCTGCCAGGCCCTCGGTGTCACTGCTCTGCCTTTCGATCCTAGCCCAGGTGAGGTAGACGTCAAATAGCAGTAACAAAACCCCTAACCGGACGATGCTCGGGGCGAAggcgtcttcttcttttttggggTGGTCGGGATCGGAggggtcggaggagggggtgttcATCAGTGTGTTGTGGAGTAAATGTCGGTACACCTGCGGTTTTATGAGGACTAAATCGATGAATAGCACCACAAAGTCGTGCTCGACGTATTTGTCGCAGAACCGCCCGCAGTTCTTGCAGACGGTGAGCCGGATGTTGTGGCCGCCCGAGGCggagggcttgttggtggtggaggaggtgttgcTCGTTCCGCCCTCGCGCCAGAGGGTTTTCACTGGGTGGCGGCATTCGATGCAGATTGGCATGGTTGCGACTGAGAGGTGGTTATCGTGACATTTGAAAGGTTGTGTATAAAGGCAAGGGGTGCGCCGTGATGCACCGGTTTGTCGTCGTGTAGGAATATTGAATGCGATGGGGAACTGATGATGCTTGATGGTGGTTTGAATGATGGACAGTCGTGATGCGCCCCGATAAGGGTTCTTATCAATGACGCAGCTACTCCAGGCATGCGCAGGGAAGCTGGCTGTTGGAAGTGCGACCCCCTGAATGAACCCTGATGGTCAACCTAGACCCACGCACTTGtcagagagaaaagagaatgATCCAAAAATCTATTTTGATCCAATAAATCCAACACGCTGCGCCAATTCTTGCTATATACCCTAAACAAGCATTCAAAAGAAcagaaaacaacaaccagcaaTCCGCAATGAAGGGCTCAACCTACGCAATGCACCACTTGCCAAATTCAAACCCCACTTCCTGAGCTACAGAGATCCTAATCAGCCTTCTTActcactcccctccccctcagtGCAGCTGCCTCTCCAAAACTCCTCCCTGATGGGCCAGCAACAGCCGGACTGCCCAAAGTCCCCCCAAAATTCGGGTCATGCCACCCTctcccgtcatcatcacttccAGTGTTCTCCAATTCTATCAGATCACCCTGTCCGTTACTCCCTCCATGCATCCCGCTCACCCGCCTCGGTCCCAGAATAGGCGTGACGTTCCCCGATTTTGCAAGTTCGACACCTTTCTCGATAGCGCCTCTCAGCCAGGTTTCCACAGCAAGAGCCGCCTTGTCAAGACCTGTCCCTTGTCTGCTCATAGCGGAGGTGTCCTGGCCCTCTCCAAACGGGCTCTCCGCAATGGTAACCGGCGCATTAGCATCGTTGGTGAAGCCAAACCGAGCCCTTTCCATGCCCATGGCCGACATGGAAGGCAAAGAGTCAAAGTTGAATCCGGGAACATTCTTCTTAGCCCAATCGTTGAGAGGGTCTTTTTGTGGCCCAGGGGCTCGCACATTTCTGCCGAGCGAGCCTACACCTCCTGGACGGCGCATCCATGCCGGTCGGGGATCGTTATCGCTGGTGGTAGCTGTCGAGTTTGATCGGGTGGGTAGGTTTCCATGAGAGGATGCAATCGGAGAACGGGTGGACAACAGCGAAGGGCGCCGAGAAGAGGGACTTTTTGGGCTTCCAATATTTGGCTCAGAAACACTGGTGTTGGGGGCATCAACTGAAGCTCGAGGCGTTGACAAAGATGACATGGTGTGAGTGCTTTTCTTCCTGCGAGGAGGAAAGTACCCAAGCGACCTCCGAGAAACTCTGGCAACTTCGactgggtgaggatgggaatCGATTGATACCCACCGTACATGGGTCCATGGCCGGTCGTCGTCGCCTGACTGTGATTGTTGTTCCAGCTGGTTACTATTTCCTGGATTCGAGAAAAAGTCGCCTCCATTGGTTGGCTGTCCCCATGGATCTGTTGTGTCTGGTGTTCGTGCCAACAGGTCAACCTTCGCTACTGGGTCGACTGGTGTT from Podospora pseudoanserina strain CBS 124.78 chromosome 6, whole genome shotgun sequence carries:
- a CDS encoding hypothetical protein (EggNog:ENOG503Q4MC; COG:S) yields the protein MDAFKGFQKSLTSLGGQITPFASRTFQYTKEQLGQAEDKTELPPDYIDLEKRVDALKAVHQKMLAVTSQYSNEAYDYPPNIKETFQDLGRTVSEKVTLLSSATSPAEAQAALTAPPSAKPQPKTFHHAIARASLASSQALHQQHTSSGEDPLATALEKYALAMERVGEARLAQDAQVQSRFLAGWNTTLNTNITFATRARKAVEKARLTLDAVKARVKGTTWKLGGAAPSGQHDEQELSPEAQEEIEKAEDEFVTQTEEAVGVMKNVVDTPEPLRNLAELLAAQIEFHKKAHEILSELAPVIDGLQVEQEASRASAYSFQ
- the ARG2 gene encoding Amino-acid acetyltransferase, mitochondrial (EggNog:ENOG503NUKB; BUSCO:EOG09261BP0; COG:E), with translation MPLVAAMLTRSNGAWKKATSVVQASICRDQQRPNHTTITSVTSVSQRRHFSSAENGAKPSRSHPSAAEAKQKRESDREFLISVLESSATKRDAKAYLQTYGSSKAKAVPKESQAFTALVSDKAIPEAKDVSFFVQGSVPVEFLEADEVPRVAIVKLREPQTWDDTLLGGVAKTLTRLRDLGLRSVIVLECSAEKSSVLDWKDVVTQQTDRLQKAIQKYGTPGAELVDGGIWKRSTTPPSASSLGHTKLSVGFGEAFTAPLRHGHILVVPSRAVVEETLEHTAADANEVIFALAKYFAGLQVNAGQNQTRTAVVDRVIIIDPFGGIPARNLGDGARVFINLEEQFNSIKATLGAAEPQDNGSPIPGISGNPKASHIENLELVKNILAILPSTASAIITSPIEAANLQSNPAYDIRRDAEEAMAGEVKTRRWQNPIIHNLLTDRPIYSASLPIGRIKSTTNGRYQRSSRMPTTTLAKKGLPVTIFPDTRTRSWQPPKPGTPRLNLTDTCVDLPRLIHLINDSFDRKLDAEHYLNRVQDSLAGIIIAGEYEGGAILTWERPFGLDEETAYNSGRLVPYLDKFAVLKKSQGAGGVADIVFNAMVRDCFPNGVCWRSRKDNPVNKWYFERSRGVRKLPGSNWAMFWTTPEAAVKDQVMEDYEDVCRGVVPSWADSKAAD
- a CDS encoding hypothetical protein (EggNog:ENOG503NV5P; COG:I) is translated as MTPTVFWIGLGNMGRGMAKNLVLKGPLDNQPLLVHNRTKQRSLDLASQLPPGKVTILDSISSGVRQADIIFLILSKDSVVESAISEILTHDLTGKLIIDCSTIHPTTATRIANSITSCGAQFLAAPVFGAPAMADAGQLIGVLAGPSASVDRARPYFKDVIARAEIDMSDEPYGKALTLKLIGNTFVFNMVEQLAKGHVLAEKSGLGTKYLHQWVKQMFPGPYAAYSTRMLSGDYHTREEPLFAVDLARKDAGHALKLAEEAGVRMRNLEVADEHLKEVKEYAGEKGDIAGIFGAVRREGGLGYENS
- a CDS encoding hypothetical protein (EggNog:ENOG503PF2W), yielding MKFTTLTTLTTLTTLTTLTTLATTAKADIWIYECTDLGSGGEILWLFFPGFPPHSCEDVKNTRLILQKWDVSKIEGVVCDGDGCYNGNPEDLERLEYDVDFGHFTIYKNRDWNLVGFEK
- the VMA9 gene encoding H(+)-transporting V0 sector ATPase subunit e (EggNog:ENOG503P6UN; COG:S), translating into MANGWSIFIGLAIILAMCTAAWVFAPKGENQVLWRSSLILAFVSCYLMWAITFLAQLHPLIEPRRSDIRKEFVHH
- a CDS encoding hypothetical protein (EggNog:ENOG503NWR1; COG:S) yields the protein MPICIECRHPVKTLWREGGTSNTSSTTNKPSASGGHNIRLTVCKNCGRFCDKYVEHDFVVLFIDLVLIKPQVYRHLLHNTLMNTPSSDPSDPDHPKKEEDAFAPSIVRLGVLLLLFDVYLTWARIERQSSDTEGLAERPIVTQYVFFLLLCTLTTLSFHLSIRFLTSSRFSPLPFLGILPRYPRPNSVSTALLVSSSTKLFPILMVIWEYDVPAAARSLGWAVVANNVEALKILLDCSYGVAAFLAMAGALSRWAMGRVVLWAAGLEGVDSWTAGTEGGQIMGGDGRGLGELGVLLGYLKDWAGRLAVG